From the genome of Pseudomonas helvetica:
TCAAATCCACCGGCCAATCGCCGATGCTTCCACGAATGCGCAACATTGGGCTTTCCTCAGGTTTATGACGAACATGCTCCCATGCGTCTTGCGCAACGCCAAGCGGACAGTCAAACTCTCGCCATTCTTGTTATAAGATTACATAACAAAATTTTCATCTTCCTTCCCGGAGAGAGTCCATGCGCCGTCTGTTACTCGCTTTGCCGTTTGCTCTGTTGCCGCTGGCTATCGCTCAGGCCGCTGAAGTTCATGATCACGAACATGAACACGGCAGCCTGGGCGCCCACGAACACGGCGTCGGGCGTTTGAACGCGGCGCTGGACGGTCAGACGCTGGAACTGGAGCTGGAAAGCCCGGCGATGAACCTGGTGGGCTTCGAACACGTTGCCAGCACTGATGCAGACAAGGCCAAAGTCGCCGCCGCCCGTGCGCAGCTGGAGAAACCGCTGGTGCTGTTCAGCCTGCCAAAAGCGGCCAACTGCGTGGTCAGTCAGCAAGAACTGAACAGCCCGCTGTTCGGTGACAAACCGGATACCGATGATCATGACGACGATGACGACCACGCGACTGACGGTAAAGGCGCAGCCGCCGAAGAGCATCACCACGATCACAGCGAAATCCACGCGCACTACCAATTCACCTGCGCCGCCCCTGGCGCGCTGAAGACCCTAGACTTGTCGCAAGTGTTCACGACCTTCCCCGCGACGCAGAAAATTCAGGTACAACTCATCAGCCCAAGCGGCCAGCAAGGGGTAGAAGTGACCTCGAAGGCTGCGGCACTGAAATTCTGATCCACCGCAATCCCGTAGGAGCAAGGCTTGCCCGCGATGAACGATAACGCGGTTTTAAAGGTAGACCGCCGCGTACTCATCGCGGGCGAGCCTTGCTCCTACAGGACCTCAATCCCCATGAAATCGGCGCTATGACCCAAGCACTCATCGAACTGTCAGACCTGGGCTTCAGCTGGCCCGGTCATCCGCCTTTACTGGATATCCCGGCGTTTCGCCTGGAGCCCGGCGAAACGCTGTTTCTCAAAGGTCCCAGCGGCAGTGGCAAGACCACCCTGCTCGGCCTGCTCGGTGGCGTGCAGAAACCCAATCGCGGGAGCATTCGCCTGCTCGGCCAGGAGCTGACCGAACTGTCGGCCGGCGCCCGCGATCACTTTCGGGTCGACCACACGGGCTACATCTTCCAGCAGTTCAACCTGCTGCCGTTTCTCTCGGTGCGCGAGAACGTCGAGCTGCCGTGCCACTTCTCCAAACTACGCGCCAGCCGTGCGATTCAGCGCCACGGCAGCATCGATCAGGCGGCAGCGACCTTACTCGCACACCTGGGGCTCAAGGATGAAAACATGCTCGGCCGCCGTGCCGATTCACTGTCCATCGGCCAACAGCAGCGGGTCGCCGCTGCCCGCGCGCTGATCGGCCAGCCGGAACTGGTGATCGCCGACGAACCGACCTCGGCGCTGGATTACGACGCCCGCGAGGCATTTATCCGTTTGCTGTTCGCCGAGTGCCGCGAAGCCGGTTCCAGCCTGCTGTTCGTCAGTCACGACCAGAGCCTGGCGCCGCTGTTCGATCGTCACCTGTCGCTGGCCGAACTCAATCGCGCCGCCACGCCGCTCGAGGTCTGAAATGTATTTGTTTCGTCTAGCCATGGCCAGCCTGGCTAACCGCCGCTTCACCGCGATCCTCACCGCGTTCGCCATCGCCCTGTCGGTCTGCCTGCTGTTGGCGGTGGAACGGGTGCGCACCGAAGCCAAGGCCAGCTTTGCCAGCACCATCAGCGGCACCGACCTGATTGTCGGCGCGCGCTCAGGCTCGGTGAACCTGTTGCTGTACTCGGTGTTTCGCATTGGCAACGCCACCAACAATATCCGTTGGGACAGCTTCGAGCACTTTGCCAACAACCCGAAAGTGAAATGGGCAATCCCGATTTCCCTCGGTGACTCGCATCGCGGTTATCGAGTGATGGGTACTACCGACGCCTACTTCCAGCATTACCAGTACGGCCGTCAGCAAAACCTGCAACTGGCCAGCGGTCGGGCGTTTGCCACGGATCCGTTCGAAGTGGTGCTGGGTGCCGAAGTGGCCGATGCGCTGCATTACAAACTCGGCGACAAACTGGTGCTGGCTCACGGCGTGGCAGTGATCAGCCTGGTCAAGCACGATGACAAACCGTTCACCGTGGTCGGCATCCTGAAACGCACCGGCACCCCGGTCGACCGCACGTTGCACATCAGCCTCGGCGGTATGGAGGCGATTCACATCGATTGGCACAACGGAGTGCCGGCTCAGGGCAACGGTCGTATCAGCGCCGATCAGGCGCGCAACATGGACCTCACGCCGCAAGCCATCACCGCGTTCATGCTCGGCCTCAACAACAAGATTTCGACCTTCGCCGTGCAACGCGAGATCAATGAATTTCGTGGCGAGCCGATGCTGGCGATCTTGCCGGGCGTCGCCTTGCAGGAGCTCTGGAGCCTGATGGGCACCGCCGAAAAAGCGCTGTTCGTGGTGTCGCTGTTCGTAGTGCTGACTGGGTTGATCGGCATGCTCACAGCGATTCTCACCAGCCTCAACGAACGTCGCCGCGAGATGGCAATCCTGCGTTCGGTCGGCGCCCGGCCATGGCACATTGCAACGCTGCTGGTGCTGGAAGCCTTTGCATTGGCGCTGTCCGGGGTGGTTGCGGGCCTGGCGCTGCTGTATGTATGCATCGCCGCCGCCCAAGGCTACGTGCAATCGACCTACGGCTTGTACCTGCCGCTGGCCTGGCCAAGCGAGTATGAATGGACGCTGCTCGGTGGCATCCTGATCGCCGCGCTGCTGATGGGCAGCGTGCCGGCCTGGCGCGCCTATCGCCAATCGTTGGCCGATGGTCTGTCGATCCGTTTATGAGGACATTGAAGATGCTCCGCGCTCTGCCTGCGCTGTTGATGCTGGTCGCCCTGCCCCTGTGGGCGGCTGCACCGAAAGACCTGACCTGGGCGGAAATGATCCCGCCGGACGCGCCGGCAGAAGTGCCGAACATGAAACCGCTGCACGACCTGTCGCAGATGAGCAGCGCGTTGTCCGCCGAGTCCGCGCCAGCGGCCAAGCAAGACATGCCCAATGCGCCGGTGGTGAAGAGCCTCGACGGCAAGAATATTCGCCTGCCGGGTTACATCGTGCCGCTGGAAGTCAGCGAGGAAGGTCGCACCACCGATTTTCTGCTGGTGCCGTATTTCGGCGCGTGCATCCACGTACCGCCTCCGCCGTCGAACCAGATCGTCCATGTCAAAAGCGCGGTTGGAGTGAAGCTCGACGAGCTGTATCAGCCGTACTGGATTGAAGGGGCAATGCAGGTCAAAGCGTCGACCAGCGAATTGGCGGATGCCGGGTATCAGATGGATGCGGACAAGATCTACGTGTACGAATTGCCGGAGTGAATCCGGCAGTCATTCGTTGCCCGTGATGACGCCATCGCGGGCAAGCCTTGCTCCTACGGATAGCGGAAACCTGTAGGAGCAAGGCTTGCCCGCGATCGACCGCGAAGCGGTCGCAGAAGGCTCCCCCGATTCAAACCCCATCACTGTTTCATTGAGCTGAGTCAAAAGCGCCGTTCCTGACGCTTCGTACCATTGGAGATACAGAATTTGAATCTTCCTTTGGAGCCCCCATGCACAAGTCATTGCTCAGCGCGTCCCTCATTGCATTCGCGCTTGCAACCCCCTTCGCCCAGGCCCATGAAGCCGGTGACATCATTGTTCGGGCCGGTGCAATCACCGTAAACCCGACAGCCGGCAGTTCCAGCGTCAAGGTTGATCGCGGTCCATTGGCGGGTGCCGATCTGGGTGGCAAGGCGACCATGGACAGCAGCACGCAGCTGGGCCTGAACTTCGCGTACATGCTCACCCCCGATATCGGCATCGAGCTGCTCGCCGCCTCGCCGTTCCAGCATGACGTAAACCTCAAAGGCACCTCCCTGGGCGCGGCCAACGGTAAGCTCGGCACCCTCAAACACCTGCCGCCAACCCTGAGCGTGGTTTACTACCCGCTCAACAACAAGTCTGCATTCCAGCCGTATGTGGGCGCCGGTATCAACTACACCTGGATCTACGACGAAAAGCTCAGTAACGAAGCGCAAGCCAACGGCTTCAGCAACTTCAAGACGAAAAACTCCTGGGGCCTCGCATGGCAGGTCGGTGCCGATTACATGCTGACCGACCACATCATGCTCAACGGCCAGGTGCGCTACATCGACATCGACACCACCGGCTACGTGGACAACAACGCAGTCGCCCCCGGCACCCGCGCCAAGGTCAACATCGACGTGGACCCGTGGATCTACATGGTGGGTCTGGGTTACAAGTTCTAAACCCGCCGCATGAAAAAGGCGCCTCGAAAGGCGCCTTTTTCATGACTGCGAAAAACTCAGCGCCCCAACAACCGCGCCAGCCCGACGCTCATTGGCGTCTGCTCGGGAAAGGTGAAGCGCTGCAACAGACGCTGGTTGTTCGCCCGCGAATGGCGGATGTCGCCGGAGCGTGCCGGGCCGTAGGCAATCGGTGGCAACTGCCCCACCACTTCCTCCAACGCCTGGAGCATTTGCTTGAGGGTCGTCGCCTGGTTCCAGCCGACATTCACCGCGCCCACTTCAAGCGTCGGCATTTCAATCGCCTGCACCAGCAGGTCGACCAGGTCTTCGACATAGACAAAATCGCGGGTCTGTTCGCCGTCACCGAACACGGTGATCGGCAGGCCTTTCTGCGCCCGCTCGCTGAAAATGCTGATCACCCCGGAGTACGGCGATGACGGATCCTGCCGCGGACCGAAGATGTTGAAGAAACGGAAAATCGCCGGTTCCAGACCGTGCTGCCGACGGTAGAAGTCGAGGTAGTACTCGCCCGCCAGCTTGTCTGCGGCGTACGGTGTGAGCGGTGCCTTGGCGGTCTCTTCGTCGATCGACTCGCCTTCACCGTTATTGCCGTAGACCGCTGCGCTTGAAGCGAACAGCACGCGCTTGACGCCGGCCTGACGCATCGCTTCGCAGACGTTCAAGGTGCCGATGAAATTGCTCTGGTGAGTGCGCACCGGATCATCCACCGACGCCTGGACCGACGCCACGGCGGCCAAATGCGCCACCGCGCTGCAACCGACCATCACCTTTGCCACCAGCGCAGCATCGGCAACGTCACCTTCGATCAGTTCGACCCGTGGATTGTCCAGTGGCAGGTTGCTGCGTTTACCGGTGGACAGGTCGTCGAGGATGCGCACCGAATGCCCCTTGGCGAGCAAGGCGTCAGCAAGGTGCGAACCAATGAAACCGGCACCGCCGGTGATCAAAACAGGGCCATCAGCCATGACGATAAAACCTATCCAGTAAGCTCGGGAGCGCTGCGCGCCAGGCGCGTGGCTTGATCCCGAAGGTGTGCAGAATTTTCTTGCAGGCGAGTACCGCATGCTGTGGTTCTTCGGCGGCATCCGGCCGTGCGGCGTGAGCCTGCGCGGTCGGTGCTTCAATCGCCAGCGGGTGCAGATTGCGCGCTTCGGCGAGGATCGCCTGCCCCAGCGCCAGCGGCGTGGTCGCCTCATGCCCGGCGTAATGGTAAGTGCCCCACAGTGGCGCTGCGCAATCGAGTTGCTTGAGCACCGAAATGATCACCCGCGCAGCATCGTCCACCGGTGTCGGGTTGCCACGCCGGTCATCGGCCATCAGCAGCTCTTCAGGCAGTTCGGCACGCGCGAGGAAACGCCCAAGGGTGCCGTCGACACTATCATCGAGCAGCCAGCCAAACCGCAGCATCACATGTTGCGGGCAGGTCGCGCGCACGCTTTGCTCGATACGCCACAAGGCCTGGCCACGCAGCCCCAGCGGCACCGGTTCGTCTTTTTCGCTGTAGGCCGTCGCCCGCGAGCCATCGAATACCCGATAGCTGGAAGGCTGCACCAGGACAATATTGTGATGCTGGCACAGTTCGGCCAGCCGCTCGACCGCCCGCTCCTGGGCAGCCAAGCGCGCCTCGGCCACGCTCTCCGCCTGAAACCAGTCGAAGTAGTAGGCGAGATTGATCAGCGCGTCGGGACGAGTGTCGTCGAGCAGCTGCGTCAGGCTTGCGGCGTCCCAGCCGTCTTGCGGTGGACGGGGGGCGAGGAAACCGATGTCTTCCTCTGCACCGAGGCGAATCAGCGCCTGCCCAAGGGCATTTCCGCCACCCAGTAACATAAGGCGCATTCGCATAGAGTCAGCAGGCCCAGTCTGTTTGGAACGATGATTTTATCGGCACAGCCCGCAGGCGTTGCCGTTGAGAATTGCCAGAATCGTTGCATTTTGCGGGTTTAAAGCGCAACCGTCACTCGTAAAGTGTAGATCCTCAGGTTTGACGCCCGCTCATTTGGGTAAACGGGCTTGTTGTGGCGAGAGGGCTTGCCCCCGTTCGACTGCGAAGCAGTCGCAATGGGCCGATGCGGTGTGCCTGACAAATCGCGATTGCAGGTTTTGGGGCCGCTTCGCAGCCCAGCGGGAGCAAGCTCCCTCGCCACGGGGGTCACCGATCAGCCACAGAAACTTGCATCTTCAGCCACCCAGCCGCATAAATTACCCCATGAACCTCCCCGTATCAGCCGAGAGCGCCTTGGCAGGCTTTCACCCTGCCGTCCGCGCCTGGTTCAACAGCACCTTCCCAGCGGTCACCGCCGCGCAAGCCGGCGCGTGGCCGTTGATCCGCCAGCGCCGTTCGACGCTGGTTGCCGCGCCGACCGGCTCCGGCAAAACCCTTACGGCGTTTCTTGCGGTCATTGACGATCTGGTCCATCAAGGCCTGGCCCACGGTGGCGAATTACCCGACGAAACCCTGGTGGTTTACGTCTCGCCCCTCAAGGCGCTGTCCAACGACATTCAGATCAACCTGCAAACCCCGCTGGCCGGTATCACCGAGCAACTGCGACAACTGGGCTTCCCCGAACTACAGATCAACACCGCCGTGCGCACTGGCGACACTCCGCAAAAGGACCGCTCGGCGATGCGCAAAAGCGCGCCGCACATTCTGGTTACCACTCCGGAGTCGCTGTATGTGCTGCTCGGCTCCGACTCTGGCCGGCGCATGCTCGCCAGCACCCGCACAGTGATCGTCGACGAAATCCACGCCATCGCCGGCAGCAAGCGCGGCAGCCACCTGGCCCTGAGCCTGGAGCGTTTACAGGCTTTGTGTCTGGAACCGCTGATGCGCATCGGCCTGTCTGCCACGCAAAAACCCATCGAAGCGGTTTCGCGTTTTCTGGTGGGCACCGGCCGCCCCTGCGAGATCATCGATATCGGCCACGCCCGCCGGCGGGACCTGGGCATCGAAGTGCCGCCGGTGCCGCTGTCGGCGGTGATGGCCAACGATGTCTGGGAGCTGGTCTACGACCGTATCGCCACACTGGCACGCGAGCATCGGACCACGCTGATTTTCGTCAACACCCGACGCTTGGCCGAGCGCCTGAGCCGTCACCTTAGCGAGCGCTTGGGCAAAGACGCCGTCGCCGCCCACCACGGCAGCCTGGCCAAGGAGTTTCGCCTCGATGCCGAACAGCGGCTCAAGCGTGGCGACCTGCAAGTATTGATCGCCACCGCGTCGCTGGAACTGGGCATCGACATCGGCGACGTCGACCTGGTCTGCCAGATCGCCTCGCCGCGTTCGATCGCCGGGTTTCTGCAACGGGTCGGACGCTCCGGGCACCAGGTCGGCGGCACACCCAAGGGCCGCCTGTTCGCCACCACCCGCGACGACCTGATCGAATGCGCCGCCCTGCTCGACTGTGTGCGCAGGGGCGAACTCGACACCTTGCTGATCCCCCACGCGCCGCTGGACGTACTGGCGCAGCAGATCGTCGCCGAGGTCAGTTGCCAGGAATGGCAGGAGCGGGCCCTGCTCGAAATGGTACGCCGCGCATCGCCCTATACCGAACTCGACGAAACGCACTATCAAGCGCTGCTGCAGATGCTCGCCGATGGCTATAACGGCCGCCAGGGAATCCGCAGCGCCTACCTGCACCGCGACGCGGTGACTCGCACATTGCGTGGCCGGCGCGGCGCCAAACTGACGGCGGTGACCAGTGGCGGGACGATTCCCGACAACGCCGATTACAGCGTGCTGCTGGAGCCACAAGGGCTGAACATCGGCAGCGTCAACGAAGACTTCGCGGTGGAAAGCATCGCTGGCGACGTCTTTCAGTTGGGCAACACTTCGTACCGGATCTTGCGGGTCGAAACCGGCAAGATCCGCGTCGAGGACGCCCAGGGCCAGCCGCCGACCATCCCCTTCTGGCTCGGTGAAGCGCCAGGGCGCAGTGCCGAATTGTCGCTCGCCGTGGCGCGCCTGCACGCGCATCTTGATGAGCTGCTGAGCGCGACGCCCGGCGATGTGCAACCGAGCATCGACTGGCTGACCGAGACCCTCGGCCTGAACCTCGCCAGCGCCGAACAACTGGTGGACTACCTCGCCCGCGCCCGGCTGACGCTCGGCGCCCTGCCGTCTCAGAACACGCTGCTGATGGAGCGGTTTTTCGACGAGTCCGGCGGTACTCAGTTGATCATTCACTCGCTGTTCGGCAGCCGCATCAACCGTGCCTGGGGCCTGGCTTTGCGCAAGCGTTTTTGCCGCACCTTCAACTTCGAATTGCAGGCTGCCGCCAGCGAAGACGCCATCGTCTTGTCGCTGTCCACCAGCCACAGCTTCGAGCTGGACGAGGTCTGGCGTTATCTGCACAGCAACACTGCCGAACAGATCCTGATTCAAGCGGTACTCGACGCGCCGCTATTCGGCGTGCGCTGGCGCTGGAACGCCGGCGTCGCCCTCGCGTT
Proteins encoded in this window:
- a CDS encoding DUF2796 domain-containing protein, encoding MRRLLLALPFALLPLAIAQAAEVHDHEHEHGSLGAHEHGVGRLNAALDGQTLELELESPAMNLVGFEHVASTDADKAKVAAARAQLEKPLVLFSLPKAANCVVSQQELNSPLFGDKPDTDDHDDDDDHATDGKGAAAEEHHHDHSEIHAHYQFTCAAPGALKTLDLSQVFTTFPATQKIQVQLISPSGQQGVEVTSKAAALKF
- a CDS encoding ABC transporter ATP-binding protein, whose product is MTQALIELSDLGFSWPGHPPLLDIPAFRLEPGETLFLKGPSGSGKTTLLGLLGGVQKPNRGSIRLLGQELTELSAGARDHFRVDHTGYIFQQFNLLPFLSVRENVELPCHFSKLRASRAIQRHGSIDQAAATLLAHLGLKDENMLGRRADSLSIGQQQRVAAARALIGQPELVIADEPTSALDYDAREAFIRLLFAECREAGSSLLFVSHDQSLAPLFDRHLSLAELNRAATPLEV
- a CDS encoding ABC transporter permease — protein: MYLFRLAMASLANRRFTAILTAFAIALSVCLLLAVERVRTEAKASFASTISGTDLIVGARSGSVNLLLYSVFRIGNATNNIRWDSFEHFANNPKVKWAIPISLGDSHRGYRVMGTTDAYFQHYQYGRQQNLQLASGRAFATDPFEVVLGAEVADALHYKLGDKLVLAHGVAVISLVKHDDKPFTVVGILKRTGTPVDRTLHISLGGMEAIHIDWHNGVPAQGNGRISADQARNMDLTPQAITAFMLGLNNKISTFAVQREINEFRGEPMLAILPGVALQELWSLMGTAEKALFVVSLFVVLTGLIGMLTAILTSLNERRREMAILRSVGARPWHIATLLVLEAFALALSGVVAGLALLYVCIAAAQGYVQSTYGLYLPLAWPSEYEWTLLGGILIAALLMGSVPAWRAYRQSLADGLSIRL
- a CDS encoding DUF3299 domain-containing protein: MLRALPALLMLVALPLWAAAPKDLTWAEMIPPDAPAEVPNMKPLHDLSQMSSALSAESAPAAKQDMPNAPVVKSLDGKNIRLPGYIVPLEVSEEGRTTDFLLVPYFGACIHVPPPPSNQIVHVKSAVGVKLDELYQPYWIEGAMQVKASTSELADAGYQMDADKIYVYELPE
- a CDS encoding OmpW family protein; translation: MHKSLLSASLIAFALATPFAQAHEAGDIIVRAGAITVNPTAGSSSVKVDRGPLAGADLGGKATMDSSTQLGLNFAYMLTPDIGIELLAASPFQHDVNLKGTSLGAANGKLGTLKHLPPTLSVVYYPLNNKSAFQPYVGAGINYTWIYDEKLSNEAQANGFSNFKTKNSWGLAWQVGADYMLTDHIMLNGQVRYIDIDTTGYVDNNAVAPGTRAKVNIDVDPWIYMVGLGYKF
- a CDS encoding NAD-dependent epimerase/dehydratase family protein: MADGPVLITGGAGFIGSHLADALLAKGHSVRILDDLSTGKRSNLPLDNPRVELIEGDVADAALVAKVMVGCSAVAHLAAVASVQASVDDPVRTHQSNFIGTLNVCEAMRQAGVKRVLFASSAAVYGNNGEGESIDEETAKAPLTPYAADKLAGEYYLDFYRRQHGLEPAIFRFFNIFGPRQDPSSPYSGVISIFSERAQKGLPITVFGDGEQTRDFVYVEDLVDLLVQAIEMPTLEVGAVNVGWNQATTLKQMLQALEEVVGQLPPIAYGPARSGDIRHSRANNQRLLQRFTFPEQTPMSVGLARLLGR
- a CDS encoding sugar nucleotide-binding protein; its protein translation is MRMRLMLLGGGNALGQALIRLGAEEDIGFLAPRPPQDGWDAASLTQLLDDTRPDALINLAYYFDWFQAESVAEARLAAQERAVERLAELCQHHNIVLVQPSSYRVFDGSRATAYSEKDEPVPLGLRGQALWRIEQSVRATCPQHVMLRFGWLLDDSVDGTLGRFLARAELPEELLMADDRRGNPTPVDDAARVIISVLKQLDCAAPLWGTYHYAGHEATTPLALGQAILAEARNLHPLAIEAPTAQAHAARPDAAEEPQHAVLACKKILHTFGIKPRAWRAALPSLLDRFYRHG
- a CDS encoding DEAD/DEAH box helicase, whose protein sequence is MNLPVSAESALAGFHPAVRAWFNSTFPAVTAAQAGAWPLIRQRRSTLVAAPTGSGKTLTAFLAVIDDLVHQGLAHGGELPDETLVVYVSPLKALSNDIQINLQTPLAGITEQLRQLGFPELQINTAVRTGDTPQKDRSAMRKSAPHILVTTPESLYVLLGSDSGRRMLASTRTVIVDEIHAIAGSKRGSHLALSLERLQALCLEPLMRIGLSATQKPIEAVSRFLVGTGRPCEIIDIGHARRRDLGIEVPPVPLSAVMANDVWELVYDRIATLAREHRTTLIFVNTRRLAERLSRHLSERLGKDAVAAHHGSLAKEFRLDAEQRLKRGDLQVLIATASLELGIDIGDVDLVCQIASPRSIAGFLQRVGRSGHQVGGTPKGRLFATTRDDLIECAALLDCVRRGELDTLLIPHAPLDVLAQQIVAEVSCQEWQERALLEMVRRASPYTELDETHYQALLQMLADGYNGRQGIRSAYLHRDAVTRTLRGRRGAKLTAVTSGGTIPDNADYSVLLEPQGLNIGSVNEDFAVESIAGDVFQLGNTSYRILRVETGKIRVEDAQGQPPTIPFWLGEAPGRSAELSLAVARLHAHLDELLSATPGDVQPSIDWLTETLGLNLASAEQLVDYLARARLTLGALPSQNTLLMERFFDESGGTQLIIHSLFGSRINRAWGLALRKRFCRTFNFELQAAASEDAIVLSLSTSHSFELDEVWRYLHSNTAEQILIQAVLDAPLFGVRWRWNAGVALALPRYSGGRKVPPQIQRMKSEDLIASVFPDQIACLENLVGEREIPDHPLVEQTLDDCLHEAMDCDGWLALLRRMERGEVRLISRDLPAPSPLAAEILSARPYTFLDDAPLEERRTQAVLNRRWSDPQSTDDLGALDAEAIQSVRDEAWPQPTSADEMHEALMSLAAISNAEALANPQWSHWLQTLADSGRASRLQINAEHSLWLALERLTCLQAIYPHATLLPPLQALPGFDEPWDVDEALVELIRARLSAFGPLPIHAIAQPLRLSTAQVTQALAQLEREGYVLRGRFSPAAPQEEWCERHLLARIHRYTVKRLRREIEPVALQDFMRFLFDWQHLSPATQGQGSAVLPAIVSQFEGYPAAASAWDSDLLPARLKNYSSTWLDELCRSGKLVWTRLTVRNKATSAALRSTPIVLLPRAQVPLWSSLTEPPEVSELSPKTQKVHQALSQHGALFFDELLHEAHLLRSELEIALQELVGAGLVNADSFAGLRALITPASKRQARSSRRGRGAFVGGMDDAGRWALLRRQSMPPVVDNRGTPSETLEHIALTLLRRYGVVFWRLLEREAEWLPSWRELLRTFHRLEARGEIRGGRFVSGLAGEQFALPEAIPLLREVRRRPHDGSLISVCGVDPLNLAGTLLPGHKVPALASNRLVYRDGLPAAAEIAGTQHYWLELDQPNTAELHKKLTQYRTL